A genomic region of Trifolium pratense cultivar HEN17-A07 linkage group LG3, ARS_RC_1.1, whole genome shotgun sequence contains the following coding sequences:
- the LOC123918076 gene encoding uncharacterized protein LOC123918076: MCSMSGNFVFSLSILLLLLSTSCSGSILKTEAKIKSAVFLSPKFELGPGSVVNRYYYDIDFPRGHVAIKSFDAEVVDEAGNPIPLHETYLHHWLVVRYHQSKANSHLKNTFRNSGMCQGTIYAQYFGLGSETRRTATDIPDPFGIEIGNPAEIPEEFEEKWLVNIHAIDTRGAEDKSGCTECMCDLYNVTVDESGRSIRPDYKGGLLCCYDHTQCKLKEGFEGPKRSLYLRYKVKWIDWDDYIVPVKIYVLDVTDTLKLSDDSKGTNSDHNCKVEYQVESCSTDHKEENGCVHVKRTNLPFQTGGYVIYGVAHQHSGGIGSTLYGQDGRVICSSIPIYGNGNEAGNEVGHIVGMSTCYPQPGSVKIIDGETLTLESIYNNTKEHTGVMGLFYLLVAEQLPYTSTLDILSSSFL; encoded by the exons ATGTGTTCTATGTCTGGAAATTTTGTATTTTCACTTTCAATACTTCTTCTGTTGTTGAGCACATCATGCTCAGGTTCTATTCTGAAGACTGAAGCTAAGATAAAATCAGCTGTTTTTTTATCCCCCAAATTTGAGCTAGGACCTGGATCAGTTGTTAATAGATATTATTATGATATTGATTTTCCAAGAGGTCATGTAGCAATCAAGAGTTTCGATGCTGAAGTAGTTGATGAAGCTGGTAATCCTATACCTCTCCATGAAACTTATCTCCATCATTGGCTTGTTGTAAGATATCATCAAAGTAAAGCAAACTCGCATTTGAAAAATACTTTTAGGAACAGTGGCATGTGTCAGGGAACTATTTATGCACAATACTTTGGCCTTGGATCCGAAACACGACGAACGGCGACTGATATTCCGGATCCTTTTGGAATAGAGATAGGTAATCCTGCAGAGATTCCAGAAGAGTTTGAGGAGAAATGGCTGGTTAATATTCATGCTATTGATACGCGCGGCGCAGAGGATAAATCAGGGTGCACCGAGTGTATGTGTGACCTTTATAATGTTACAGTCGATGAATCTGGAAGGTCTATTAGACCAGATTATAAAGGAGGTTTGTTATGTTGTTATGATCATACACAGTGCAAGCTGAAGGAAGGTTTTGAGGGTCCAAAGAGAAGCCTCTACTTAAGATACAAAGTGAAATGGATTGATTGGGATGATTATATAGTGCCTGTTAAGATATATGTACTTGATGTGACTGATACTTTGAAACTATCAGATGATTCAAAAGGAACGAACTCAGATCATAATTGCAAG GTTGAGTATCAAGTAGAATCATGCAGTACAGACCACAAGGAGGAAAATGGTTGTGTTCATGTAAAGAGGACAAATCTCCCATTTCAAACAGGTGGCTATGTGATCTATGGGGTTGCTCATCAACATTCGGGCGGAATTGGATCAACTCTATATGGACAG GACGGGAGGGTTATATGTTCATCTATACCAATTTATGGAAATGGGAATGAAGCAGGAAATGAAGTAGGGCACATTGTAGGAATGTCCACTTGTTATCCTCAACCAGGTTCTGTCAAGATAATCGATGGTGAAACTTTAACTCTAGAATCTATCTACAATAACACCAAGGAACACACTGGAGTAATGGGGCTTTTCTACCTTTTAGTAGCCGAACAACTCCCATATACCAGCACTTTAGACATTCTATCCTCTAGTTTCCTGTAA
- the LOC123918078 gene encoding uncharacterized protein LOC123918078 — protein MCSTSMSENFVFSLAILLLLLSTSCSGTILKTEAKIKSAVFLSPKFELGPGSVVNGIYYDIDFPRGHVAIKSFNAEVVDAAGNPIPLHETYLHHWLVVRYHQSKANLQWNNTVRNSGLCQGNTLPQYFGLGSETRGTATDIPDPFGIEIGNPAEIPEGFEEKWLVNVHAIDTRGVEDKLGCTECKCDLYNVTVDSHGRSIRPDYKGGLVCCYDHTQCKLKDGFVGSKRSLYLKYTVEWVDWDDFIVPVKIYIIDVTDTLKLSDYSKGMNSDHNCKIDYIVEACNADHNEANSCVHVKRTSLPLQIGGYVIYGVAHQHSGGIGSTLYGQDGRVICSSIPTYGNGNDAGNEAGYIVGMSTCYPKPGSVKIIDGETLTLESIYNSTKEHAGVMGLFYFLVAEQLSYQHFRHSTRSSFIMDVNNIFLDN, from the exons ATGTGTTCTACTTCTATGTctgaaaattttgtattttcaCTTGCAATACTTCTTCTGTTGTTGAGCACATCATGCTCAGGTACAATTCTGAAGACTGAAGCTAAGATAAAATCAGCTGTTTTTTTGTCCCCCAAATTTGAGCTAGGACCTGGATCAGTTGTTAATGGAATTTATTATGATATTGATTTTCCAAGAGGTCATGTAGCAATCAAGAGTTTCAATGCTGAAGTTGTTGATGCAGCTGGTAATCCTATACCTCTTCATGAAACTTATCTCCATCATTGGCTTGTTGTAAGATACCATCAAAGTAAAGCAAACTTGCAGTGGAATAATACTGTTAGGAACAGTGGCTTATGTCAGGGAAATACTCTTCCACAATACTTTGGTCTTGGATCCGAAACACGAGGAACAGCGACCGATATTCCGGATCCTTTTGGAATAGAAATAGGGAATCCTGCAGAGATTCCGGAAGGGTTCGAGGAGAAATGGTTGGTTAATGTTCATGCAATTGATACACGCGGTGTGGAGGATAAGTTAGGGTGCACTGAATGTAAGTGTGACCTTTATAATGTTACGGTGGATTCACATGGAAGGTCTATTAGGCCAGATTATAAAGGAGGTTTGGTATGTTGTTATGATCATACACAGTGTAAGTTGAAGGATGGTTTTGTGGGTTCAAAGAGAAGTCTTTACCTGAAATACACTGTGGAATGGGTTGATTGGGATGATTTTATAGTGCCTGTTaagatatatataattgatGTGACTGATACTTTGAAACTATCAGATTATTCAAAAGGAATGAATTCAGACCATAATTGCAAG ATTGATTATATAGTTGAAGCTTGCAATGCAGACCATAATGAGGCAAATAGTTGTGTTCATGTGAAGAGGACAAGTCTCCCACTACAAATTGGTGGCTATGTGATATATGGTGTTGCTCATCAACATTCGGGTGGAATTGGATCAACTCTATATGGACAG GACGGAAGGGTTATATGTTCATCTATACCAACTTATGGAAATGGAAATGATGCCGGAAATGAAGCAGGGTACATTGTAGGAATGTCCACTTGTTATCCTAAACCAGGTTCTGTCAAAATAATTGATGGTGAAACTTTAACTCTAGAATCTATCTACAATAGCACCAAGGAACACGCTGGAGTAATGGGGCTTTTCTACTTTTTAGTAGCAGAACAACTCTCGTACCAACACTTCAGACATTCTACACGTTCTTCATTTATTATGGATGTAAATAATATATTTCTAGATAACTAG